In Chryseobacterium shigense, the following proteins share a genomic window:
- a CDS encoding polyketide synthase, protein MKKTDVAVIGLSCVFPGAQDADTFWQNIINKVDSTQTVPADRIDSVHFSDTTNPVDRFYCKRGGFIPDYEFDPTAFGILPLAVEGTEPDHLLTLDLIRKALDDAGIFKKQISLEKTGIIIGKGNYTGPGATRAIEIVRTGEQISSLLQELLPQVSPEDIEKVKHAFQERKGRFAADTAMGLIPNLVASLVANRFNLGGAAFTVDAACASALLAVDHAVQELHRGRCDMVIAGGVHTGQNAAFWSIFAQLGALSHQQQIKPFSADADGLLIGEGCGFVVLKRLEEAVRDQDKIYAVIKGVGVSSDGNGTSVMSPSVKGQLKALQQAWINADLDEKQIGYLEAHGTGTPLGDKTELQTLAQFFGKEEAAPVAGIGSVKSNIGHAMPAAGIAGLIKTCLALHHDTLPPTLYCENPVPDMQNTRFAPVQEPKNWSKTGLPKVAAVNAFGFGGINAHVVLEGYDMPKKDRVLILARPTNEELLSALQNNETEKGEGNYRIALFDPTPERIEKAIKIVAKDNPWRNKQDIWYTNTPLLKDGGKIAFVFPGLDGLAKGEVESVSRYFGLNEPIEAEGEGLLNDALGIFNKCSILDNALKSSELFPT, encoded by the coding sequence ATGAAAAAAACAGATGTTGCCGTAATCGGTCTTTCCTGTGTCTTTCCCGGGGCACAGGATGCCGATACTTTCTGGCAGAATATTATCAATAAAGTAGACTCTACCCAAACAGTTCCCGCAGACCGGATTGATTCTGTACACTTCAGTGATACGACAAATCCTGTAGACCGATTTTACTGTAAACGTGGCGGGTTTATCCCTGATTATGAATTCGATCCTACAGCCTTCGGTATTCTGCCATTGGCTGTGGAAGGAACGGAGCCGGATCATTTATTAACCCTTGACCTGATTCGGAAAGCTTTGGATGACGCAGGTATATTCAAAAAACAGATTTCCCTTGAAAAAACAGGAATTATCATAGGAAAAGGGAACTATACCGGACCCGGAGCTACCCGTGCCATTGAAATTGTACGTACCGGAGAACAGATTTCCTCGCTGTTGCAGGAATTGCTGCCCCAGGTATCACCAGAAGATATTGAAAAGGTGAAACATGCTTTTCAGGAACGGAAAGGTCGTTTTGCAGCCGATACAGCCATGGGATTAATTCCCAATCTGGTTGCCTCTTTAGTAGCCAACAGGTTTAATCTGGGAGGTGCCGCCTTTACGGTAGATGCAGCTTGTGCCAGTGCTTTGCTTGCAGTAGATCATGCAGTACAGGAACTTCACCGCGGACGTTGTGATATGGTGATTGCAGGCGGTGTGCATACAGGACAGAATGCAGCTTTCTGGAGTATTTTTGCCCAGTTGGGAGCTTTGTCGCATCAGCAGCAGATCAAACCGTTCAGTGCAGATGCCGATGGATTGCTCATTGGTGAAGGCTGTGGTTTTGTCGTGTTAAAACGACTGGAAGAAGCAGTCCGGGATCAGGATAAGATTTATGCAGTAATCAAAGGAGTTGGCGTGAGCAGTGACGGTAATGGAACCAGCGTCATGAGTCCATCCGTTAAAGGCCAGCTTAAAGCTTTGCAACAGGCGTGGATCAATGCAGATCTGGACGAAAAGCAGATCGGCTATCTTGAAGCTCACGGAACAGGAACACCACTTGGAGACAAAACGGAACTTCAGACCTTAGCCCAGTTTTTCGGTAAAGAAGAAGCTGCTCCTGTTGCAGGAATTGGTTCCGTTAAATCCAATATCGGACATGCCATGCCGGCTGCAGGAATCGCAGGCTTAATTAAGACCTGTCTTGCTTTACATCACGATACCTTACCGCCAACATTGTACTGTGAAAATCCGGTTCCGGATATGCAGAATACCCGGTTTGCCCCCGTACAGGAGCCTAAAAACTGGTCGAAAACGGGCTTGCCGAAAGTAGCTGCCGTCAATGCCTTTGGATTTGGAGGCATCAATGCACACGTAGTTCTTGAAGGTTATGATATGCCAAAAAAAGACCGTGTTTTGATTTTAGCAAGGCCAACGAACGAAGAACTTCTTTCAGCTTTACAGAATAACGAAACAGAAAAAGGCGAAGGAAATTACCGGATTGCCTTATTCGATCCGACACCTGAAAGAATAGAAAAAGCAATTAAAATTGTAGCAAAAGATAATCCTTGGCGTAATAAACAGGATATTTGGTACACCAATACGCCTTTGCTAAAAGATGGCGGCAAAATAGCCTTCGTATTCCCGGGCTTGGATGGCTTGGCAAAAGGCGAAGTTGAAAGTGTCAGCCGTTATTTTGGATTAAATGAACCTATTGAAGCAGAAGGAGAAGGCTTATTAAATGATGCATTAGGAATTTTCAACAAATGCAGCATTCTGGATAATGCCCTGAAAAGCTCGGAATTGTTCCCGACATGA
- a CDS encoding type I polyketide synthase: MPKASVLCYVFPNFYLNTMNAMKNLTIIGLTPFEKPDVNLMQKLYEAGAFPILSLGHDLTAAQEALHQIDKTDILSYGIYLPNDKFISLQIPKKVSFAILPSGVLMNVLPDLPVIYQVTSPDEARLAEQSGAEGIIIKGNEAGGLVGYESTFVLFQRIIKEIQTIPVWVQGGIGLHTAAAVKSLGAAGVVLDSQLALFPESSVPQDIKDLCSKLNGTETKIIANHRVLVRPNSPVLPENPSAEELKQHFMDLDVSKSYIPMGQDISLAVDLYEEFRNLKRMVFGFKEAMYGHLKQAKALQVISQGNAMAKQLGLRYPIAQGPMTRVSDVPLFANAVADAGALPFVALSLLKGNQAKELINETKKLAGEKTWGVGMLGFAPQELREEQTSYILEAKPPVVLIAGGRPAQAKVFEKAGITTFLHVPSPALLDIFLKEGAANFIFEGRECGGHVGPLSSMVLWEKQIERILKEDNPENISVFFAGGIHDAFSTAFVSVMAAPLAARGVKVGVLIGTAYLYTEEAVSTGAIQEEFQVQAMQAKDTVLLETAPGHETRCLNTAFAKHFSAEKNKLLAAGTDKKEVWEQLEKLNVGRLRIAAKGIDRQGDKLVNIPKNQQLDLGMYMIGQVATMQNRVISLASLHKNVSIDNYQYIEQAALPEKPESKEKALDVAVIGMECIFPGAKNLEEYWRNIIWGRDSVTEVPDERWNKELYYHPDSDGPDVSHSKWGGFIPKIDFDPLAFGIPPQSLAAIEPTQLLTLLVAKRAMDDAGYGEKQINRENISVIIGAEGGNDLANSYSFRGYYKQVFGELHEEVKDAFPHTTEDSFPGILANVIAGRITNRLDLGGRNYTVDAACASSLAAIDLACQELVLGKSDMVLAGGADLHNGINDYLMFSSTHALSRKGRCATFDSEADGIALGEGVAILVLKRYEDAVRDGDRIYSVIKGVGGSSDGKALGLTAPRKIGQVRALERAYTQAGISPESIGLVEAHGTGTVVGDKTELSALTNLFSRSGAIPGQTHLGSVKTQIGHTKCAAGLAGLIKASLAVYHGVKPPTLHLQQPNAYYNTQTSPFAFYSESGLWEEKKRYAGISAFGFGGTNFHTVITNHPKEDDSAVLQSWPSELFVFRGETYEDAKIQLAQIKSLLEVNDTISLKDIAYSLAVGSEKPIQLSIVADTAEHLMMNIELALSGIESKDTFTVNKHDGKVAFLFPGQGSQRINMARDLFVAFPAMRELIGRYPELEKVVFPPAVFDDSALKQQKETIKDTCLAQPLLGIVDLALAKFLKSLDIVPDMLAGHSYGELPALCFAGVFEEEKLVELSIQRAYAILNSVEGGDPGTMIAVSATREQLQSILEQAEDCYPVNYNAPAQCVVAGSTPAIGKLMEALKEKHISAKKLEVACAFHSPLLAKSKGLYDEVLKDIPFSEMQIPVWSNTSAKTYPTAVSEIKERLTDHLVQPVRFVEEIQAMYEDGARIFIEVGPGKVLSGLTKSCLEKDHLTLYAEDSSRNKLSHLLTMLAQYLGTGRNFNIKKLFDGRNARLIQIDQSELYKKSPAVWRVNGQTAHPATGQLPANGALPIINPIPMNNFTNNHQTSITGHQPAAERMLQEYLDTMKQLIQAQRDVMLSFLGQNPQINPAPVYAPSIPQPANERVVSVPVQPVIQEKAVVVPLKKDIKTLLLQVVSDKTGYPHEMLGMEMDLEADLSIDSIKKVEIIGTLRSELGSFSSDQGNEDTVMEKLAGIKTLNGLVSWLTECMGTSTVSEKTEPVETKTSKPQDKAGLTLEELQQTILNIVSEKTGYPKEMLGLDLDLEADLSIDSIKRMEIIADLKTQIGFGGDREQADDLMEKLAAIKTLKGLASWINEMSGNSNIEPVQNALSRLRFDLTPTDVSTEQNTELIKGKRFAITQDNSPQTLAIKNALEKHGAIAELVDMEKDLTGFDGLIILDLFSSPIKHSIIDHVGLIKKMDLDKAKWIYLISDIPAHVQELTDTTLLRHYKGHPGLFKSLAREFEQTHCRLISLSTPQEADRITDITLKEILTTDKPSEVIYKHDQRHKVDIIPSPLSTSLEEAHIQLDRESVVLVLGGGQGITSELVKHMSGTYPCTYILVGRSADPRKNVADLREFEAMKTKEEIRSHLIKSGKFTSPAKIEKETVRIFKNNQILRTIRDMEQLGNEVVYESLDLCDEERLSGLIKNIYEKYARLDGVIHGAGLLEDKLFKQKTSSSFERVFDTKVKPLRVLAEQLRADCQFVVLFSSIASVYGNKGQTDYAAANSVLDDYAKALNKKLKGKVISINWGPWKGAGMVSSTLETEYERRGISLIPLDQGKEIFLNEIKYGTESQVLIMSGNNW; the protein is encoded by the coding sequence ATGCCGAAAGCATCTGTGCTTTGTTATGTGTTTCCCAATTTTTATCTCAATACCATGAATGCAATGAAAAACTTAACCATTATTGGATTAACGCCTTTTGAAAAGCCGGATGTTAACCTTATGCAAAAACTGTATGAGGCAGGTGCGTTTCCCATCTTAAGCTTAGGACATGATTTGACAGCCGCTCAGGAAGCGCTGCATCAGATTGATAAAACAGATATACTTTCTTATGGAATCTATCTGCCCAACGACAAATTTATATCCCTTCAGATCCCCAAAAAAGTAAGCTTTGCGATTCTTCCGTCAGGAGTTTTAATGAATGTTCTGCCGGATCTCCCTGTTATCTATCAGGTAACCAGTCCGGACGAAGCAAGGCTGGCCGAACAATCAGGTGCGGAAGGAATCATTATAAAAGGAAATGAGGCAGGCGGCCTGGTGGGCTATGAATCAACGTTTGTGTTGTTCCAGCGCATCATCAAAGAAATTCAAACTATACCTGTATGGGTACAAGGCGGAATAGGTCTGCATACTGCAGCAGCCGTAAAATCGCTGGGAGCAGCCGGTGTTGTACTGGATAGCCAGCTTGCTCTTTTCCCGGAAAGCTCCGTTCCTCAGGATATCAAAGACCTGTGCTCGAAACTCAATGGTACTGAAACCAAAATTATAGCCAATCACCGTGTGCTGGTAAGGCCAAATTCTCCCGTATTGCCGGAAAATCCTTCTGCTGAAGAGCTTAAACAGCATTTTATGGATCTTGACGTAAGCAAAAGCTACATTCCTATGGGACAGGATATTTCTTTAGCCGTAGATCTGTATGAAGAGTTCAGGAATCTGAAAAGAATGGTTTTCGGATTTAAAGAAGCCATGTACGGGCACCTGAAACAGGCAAAAGCACTTCAGGTAATCAGCCAGGGAAATGCAATGGCTAAGCAGCTGGGATTGCGTTATCCCATTGCACAGGGCCCAATGACCCGTGTAAGCGACGTTCCTTTATTTGCCAATGCAGTGGCAGATGCCGGGGCTTTACCTTTTGTTGCTTTATCGTTGCTTAAAGGAAATCAGGCCAAAGAATTGATCAATGAAACAAAAAAGCTGGCCGGTGAAAAAACGTGGGGAGTTGGTATGTTAGGTTTTGCCCCTCAGGAACTGAGAGAAGAACAGACTTCATACATATTGGAAGCCAAACCTCCGGTAGTCCTTATTGCAGGGGGAAGACCTGCACAGGCGAAAGTATTTGAAAAAGCAGGAATAACCACCTTCCTTCATGTTCCTTCTCCTGCGCTGCTGGATATTTTCCTGAAAGAAGGAGCTGCCAACTTTATTTTTGAAGGACGTGAGTGCGGAGGCCACGTAGGTCCGCTTTCAAGTATGGTCCTGTGGGAAAAACAGATTGAACGCATTTTAAAAGAAGACAATCCGGAGAATATCAGTGTGTTTTTTGCCGGAGGTATTCACGACGCATTTTCAACGGCATTCGTTTCCGTAATGGCAGCTCCGTTAGCAGCCAGAGGCGTAAAAGTAGGGGTTTTGATAGGAACGGCATATCTGTACACTGAAGAAGCAGTAAGTACAGGAGCTATTCAGGAAGAATTCCAGGTACAGGCTATGCAGGCAAAAGATACCGTTTTACTGGAAACAGCACCGGGCCACGAAACACGCTGTTTAAATACAGCTTTTGCAAAACATTTCAGTGCTGAAAAGAACAAGCTTCTGGCAGCCGGAACAGATAAAAAAGAAGTTTGGGAACAGCTTGAAAAATTAAATGTGGGCCGTTTACGTATTGCGGCAAAAGGAATTGACCGTCAAGGCGATAAACTTGTTAATATCCCTAAAAATCAGCAGTTGGATCTCGGTATGTACATGATAGGCCAGGTTGCCACTATGCAAAACCGGGTGATTTCCCTTGCGTCCCTTCACAAGAACGTAAGTATTGATAATTACCAATATATTGAACAGGCAGCTTTACCGGAAAAACCGGAATCTAAAGAAAAAGCCCTGGATGTAGCTGTTATCGGGATGGAATGTATTTTCCCGGGAGCTAAAAATCTGGAAGAATACTGGCGTAATATTATTTGGGGAAGAGACAGTGTTACAGAAGTACCCGATGAACGCTGGAATAAAGAACTTTACTATCATCCGGATTCAGACGGCCCGGATGTATCCCATTCCAAATGGGGTGGTTTTATTCCTAAAATAGATTTTGATCCTCTGGCATTCGGAATCCCTCCGCAGTCTCTCGCAGCCATTGAACCTACACAGTTATTAACCTTATTGGTTGCTAAACGTGCTATGGACGATGCCGGCTATGGAGAAAAACAGATCAACAGAGAGAATATTTCTGTAATTATAGGTGCTGAGGGCGGGAATGATCTGGCTAACAGCTATAGTTTCAGAGGCTATTATAAGCAGGTTTTCGGGGAACTTCATGAAGAGGTTAAAGACGCATTTCCGCATACCACAGAAGATTCATTTCCAGGGATTTTAGCCAATGTTATTGCAGGCCGTATTACCAACCGTCTGGATCTTGGGGGAAGAAACTATACTGTAGATGCGGCTTGTGCTTCATCTTTGGCAGCTATTGATCTGGCGTGTCAGGAACTTGTATTGGGAAAATCCGATATGGTTCTGGCAGGCGGAGCAGATTTACATAACGGTATTAATGATTATCTTATGTTTTCCAGCACCCATGCACTTTCCAGAAAAGGCCGTTGTGCAACATTTGACAGTGAGGCAGATGGTATTGCCCTTGGTGAAGGCGTTGCTATTCTCGTATTAAAAAGATATGAAGACGCCGTTCGCGATGGTGACCGTATTTATTCTGTGATCAAAGGAGTAGGAGGTTCCAGCGACGGAAAAGCTTTAGGTCTTACTGCTCCAAGGAAAATAGGACAGGTTCGAGCTTTGGAACGTGCCTACACTCAGGCAGGAATCAGCCCCGAATCAATTGGTTTAGTGGAGGCTCACGGTACCGGAACAGTAGTAGGAGATAAGACTGAATTAAGTGCACTCACCAATTTATTCAGCCGTTCAGGAGCTATACCGGGCCAGACTCATTTAGGTTCCGTGAAAACACAGATCGGGCATACCAAATGTGCAGCAGGATTGGCAGGATTAATCAAAGCTTCTCTTGCGGTGTATCATGGTGTAAAACCGCCTACACTTCATCTGCAACAACCTAATGCTTATTATAATACCCAAACAAGCCCTTTTGCATTCTATTCAGAAAGCGGATTATGGGAGGAAAAAAAACGTTATGCAGGGATCAGTGCTTTCGGATTTGGAGGAACTAATTTCCATACGGTTATTACTAATCACCCTAAAGAAGATGATTCTGCTGTACTGCAATCCTGGCCGTCAGAATTATTCGTGTTCCGCGGGGAGACCTATGAAGATGCTAAAATCCAACTGGCTCAGATCAAATCTTTATTAGAGGTTAATGATACTATTTCTCTGAAAGATATAGCTTACAGTTTAGCTGTAGGTTCAGAAAAACCAATTCAGTTAAGCATTGTTGCCGATACGGCAGAACACCTGATGATGAACATCGAACTGGCATTATCCGGCATTGAAAGTAAAGATACTTTTACAGTTAATAAGCATGATGGAAAAGTCGCTTTCCTGTTTCCGGGACAAGGCAGCCAGCGCATCAATATGGCGCGTGATCTGTTCGTGGCTTTTCCGGCCATGCGTGAATTGATTGGAAGATATCCTGAACTGGAAAAAGTAGTTTTTCCGCCGGCTGTATTTGATGATTCTGCTTTAAAACAACAAAAAGAAACCATTAAAGATACCTGTCTGGCACAACCTCTTTTGGGAATTGTTGATCTTGCTTTAGCCAAATTTTTAAAGTCACTGGACATTGTTCCGGATATGCTGGCGGGTCATAGTTATGGTGAATTGCCTGCATTATGCTTTGCCGGAGTTTTTGAAGAAGAAAAACTGGTTGAGCTGAGTATTCAGAGAGCTTATGCCATTCTGAACTCAGTAGAAGGCGGTGATCCGGGTACCATGATAGCGGTAAGTGCCACAAGAGAACAACTGCAATCCATATTGGAACAGGCAGAAGACTGTTATCCGGTGAATTATAATGCTCCGGCTCAATGTGTGGTGGCAGGAAGTACACCAGCCATCGGCAAATTAATGGAAGCTCTTAAAGAGAAACATATTTCTGCCAAAAAATTAGAAGTGGCATGTGCATTTCACAGCCCTTTATTAGCCAAATCCAAAGGCTTATATGATGAGGTTTTGAAAGATATTCCTTTCAGCGAAATGCAGATTCCGGTTTGGTCGAATACAAGTGCAAAAACATACCCAACAGCGGTATCAGAAATCAAAGAAAGACTCACTGATCATCTGGTGCAGCCGGTAAGATTTGTTGAGGAAATTCAGGCAATGTATGAAGACGGAGCCAGAATATTCATCGAGGTAGGCCCTGGAAAAGTGCTTTCCGGACTTACCAAATCCTGCCTGGAGAAAGATCATTTAACCCTGTATGCAGAAGACAGCAGCCGTAATAAACTAAGCCACCTTCTTACTATGCTGGCCCAATATCTGGGAACTGGCCGGAATTTCAATATTAAAAAACTCTTCGATGGCCGTAATGCCAGACTGATCCAGATTGATCAATCTGAACTATACAAGAAAAGTCCTGCTGTATGGCGTGTTAACGGACAAACCGCACACCCGGCGACAGGTCAGTTACCGGCTAATGGTGCTTTACCGATCATAAATCCTATTCCAATGAACAATTTTACTAATAACCACCAGACTTCAATAACGGGACACCAGCCTGCTGCCGAACGTATGCTGCAGGAGTATTTAGACACTATGAAACAGCTTATTCAGGCACAGCGTGACGTGATGCTTTCCTTCTTGGGACAAAATCCACAGATCAATCCTGCACCTGTTTATGCTCCATCTATACCACAGCCTGCTAATGAGCGTGTAGTAAGTGTCCCTGTACAGCCTGTTATTCAGGAAAAAGCTGTTGTGGTTCCCTTGAAAAAAGATATTAAAACCTTACTGTTACAGGTTGTCAGCGATAAAACAGGATATCCTCATGAAATGCTGGGCATGGAAATGGACCTTGAAGCTGATCTGAGTATAGATTCCATTAAAAAGGTTGAGATCATAGGAACCCTTCGTTCTGAATTGGGATCTTTCAGCAGCGATCAGGGTAATGAAGATACTGTGATGGAAAAGCTTGCAGGAATAAAAACTTTAAACGGTTTGGTTTCCTGGTTGACAGAATGTATGGGAACTTCAACAGTTTCTGAAAAAACCGAGCCGGTAGAAACAAAGACTTCGAAACCGCAAGACAAAGCAGGCCTCACCCTTGAAGAACTTCAGCAAACTATTCTGAATATCGTAAGTGAAAAAACAGGCTATCCGAAAGAAATGCTGGGATTGGATCTTGATCTGGAAGCAGATTTAAGTATTGATTCCATTAAGCGCATGGAAATTATAGCCGATCTTAAAACCCAAATCGGTTTTGGAGGAGATAGGGAACAGGCTGATGATCTTATGGAAAAACTGGCTGCGATAAAAACATTAAAAGGATTAGCATCGTGGATCAACGAAATGAGCGGAAACAGCAATATTGAGCCTGTACAAAACGCATTATCACGCCTCCGGTTTGATCTGACCCCAACAGATGTTTCCACAGAACAGAATACAGAATTAATAAAAGGAAAACGCTTTGCCATTACACAGGACAACAGTCCGCAAACACTTGCCATCAAAAACGCCCTTGAAAAACATGGTGCCATAGCTGAATTGGTTGATATGGAAAAGGATCTTACCGGTTTTGACGGGCTCATTATCCTTGATTTATTCTCTTCACCAATCAAGCACAGCATCATTGATCATGTAGGCCTGATCAAAAAAATGGATCTTGATAAAGCCAAGTGGATCTATCTGATATCAGATATTCCGGCACACGTTCAGGAGCTTACTGATACAACACTTTTACGCCATTACAAAGGGCATCCCGGACTTTTTAAAAGCTTAGCACGCGAATTTGAGCAGACTCATTGCAGATTGATCAGTTTAAGCACACCACAGGAAGCAGACCGGATTACTGATATCACTTTGAAAGAAATATTAACCACGGACAAACCTTCCGAAGTTATTTATAAACATGACCAAAGACATAAAGTAGATATCATTCCATCGCCTTTGTCAACAAGCCTGGAAGAAGCCCATATCCAACTGGACAGGGAATCTGTGGTCTTGGTGCTTGGAGGAGGGCAGGGAATCACCTCCGAGCTCGTAAAACATATGTCAGGAACTTACCCATGCACCTATATTCTGGTAGGAAGATCAGCAGATCCGAGAAAGAACGTAGCTGATTTAAGAGAATTTGAAGCAATGAAAACGAAGGAAGAAATAAGAAGCCACCTTATCAAATCCGGAAAATTCACTTCTCCTGCCAAAATAGAAAAAGAAACAGTCAGAATTTTTAAAAACAATCAGATTCTTCGCACAATCCGGGATATGGAACAATTGGGAAACGAAGTGGTATATGAATCCCTGGATCTTTGTGATGAAGAAAGATTATCAGGTTTAATAAAGAATATTTACGAAAAATATGCCCGTTTGGACGGAGTTATTCATGGAGCCGGCCTTTTGGAAGATAAATTATTTAAACAGAAAACGTCCAGCTCCTTTGAACGCGTCTTTGATACCAAAGTAAAACCGCTTCGTGTACTGGCAGAACAGCTTCGTGCAGACTGTCAGTTTGTAGTGCTCTTCTCAAGCATTGCTTCAGTGTATGGGAATAAAGGACAGACAGACTATGCTGCTGCCAATTCCGTGCTGGATGATTATGCAAAAGCTTTAAACAAAAAATTAAAAGGTAAAGTGATTTCCATCAACTGGGGCCCATGGAAAGGAGCCGGAATGGTTTCTTCAACCCTTGAAACAGAATATGAACGCCGCGGTATCTCATTAATTCCATTAGATCAGGGAAAAGAAATTTTCCTTAACGAGATTAAATACGGAACCGAAAGTCAGGTACTCATCATGTCCGGAAATAATTGGTAA
- the glsA gene encoding glutaminase A produces MSKNVFLPSAKAICIAAFLSLNTVVYAQKTADISTISEKTLSSILEKNRSYYTEGKVADYIPELGKMDAQAIAFSVVDKNGKIHNAGDVHKKFTMQSISKIIALMIVVSEKGEANVFDKMGYFGTDKPFNHFSNLETTGKPLNPMMNAGAILTTSLISGEGEKPFLKILDMVRYITKNHAIDYNKSVYESEKSTGHRNRGMFYLMKNNGLISGNEEQLDNYFRQCSIELTAEDLAKIGYFFANQCVRFDGDSTYKNEEVAKLIQSQMLIAGMYEFSGEYARTVGLPSKSGVGGGIAVSVPGKMGIGVFSPALDQHGNSSAGYHMILDFVKQYDLSLF; encoded by the coding sequence ATGAGCAAAAATGTTTTTTTACCTTCTGCAAAAGCAATCTGTATTGCAGCTTTTCTTTCCTTAAATACAGTAGTGTATGCCCAGAAAACAGCAGATATTTCCACTATTTCAGAGAAAACGCTAAGCAGCATTCTGGAGAAAAACAGATCCTATTATACAGAAGGCAAAGTAGCTGATTATATTCCCGAACTTGGAAAAATGGACGCCCAAGCCATAGCTTTTTCAGTAGTGGATAAAAATGGTAAAATCCACAATGCCGGTGATGTCCACAAGAAATTTACCATGCAGAGTATCTCCAAGATCATTGCCTTGATGATTGTTGTCAGTGAAAAAGGAGAAGCCAATGTATTTGACAAAATGGGCTATTTTGGAACCGATAAGCCTTTTAACCATTTTTCCAACCTCGAAACTACGGGTAAACCATTGAATCCGATGATGAATGCAGGGGCAATTCTTACCACTTCTTTAATTTCCGGAGAAGGAGAAAAACCATTCCTTAAAATTTTGGATATGGTCCGCTATATCACCAAAAACCATGCAATTGATTATAACAAATCCGTTTACGAATCCGAAAAATCTACCGGCCACCGCAACCGTGGAATGTTCTATCTCATGAAAAACAACGGATTGATTTCCGGAAATGAAGAACAGCTGGATAATTACTTCAGACAATGTTCTATTGAGCTGACTGCTGAAGATTTAGCCAAAATCGGGTACTTCTTTGCCAATCAATGCGTCCGGTTTGATGGAGATTCTACTTATAAAAATGAAGAGGTGGCAAAATTGATTCAGTCGCAAATGCTTATTGCCGGCATGTACGAGTTCAGTGGCGAATATGCCAGAACAGTTGGCCTGCCAAGCAAATCCGGTGTTGGGGGAGGAATTGCAGTCAGTGTTCCCGGGAAAATGGGAATTGGGGTTTTCAGTCCTGCTTTAGATCAGCATGGAAATTCTTCAGCGGGTTATCATATGATTCTGGATTTTGTGAAGCAATATGATCTAAGCTTGTTTTAA
- a CDS encoding DUF1826 domain-containing protein — protein sequence MDSTFSGNNQIEVVSTFAELVNTDFQGTMNTICWYRNLSGDFKEIVSKLQLNDNITEVSAEDLLALQLSENGNIAREIILNDLQLLTDFGASPSLNLLKCYERDEELDFISTDVYSYHVDRSPIGTDTFLCTYHGTSSDIIPNDQVEQKILIPEIRAKLKELHDGPEEDFETFLKDYFFDLHYQPKPGAKSTNLETGHLWRLAVDHPEQKVLPCVHRAPVEDEGEYRLLLIC from the coding sequence ATGGACAGTACATTTTCCGGTAACAATCAAATTGAGGTGGTTTCTACCTTTGCTGAACTTGTGAATACCGATTTCCAGGGAACTATGAATACAATTTGCTGGTACAGAAATTTATCCGGAGATTTTAAAGAAATTGTATCCAAGCTTCAATTAAATGACAATATTACAGAAGTATCCGCTGAAGACCTTCTGGCACTGCAGCTGTCTGAAAACGGTAATATAGCAAGAGAAATTATCCTGAATGATTTACAGCTGTTAACAGATTTCGGAGCATCACCTTCATTAAACCTGCTTAAATGCTATGAACGGGACGAAGAACTGGATTTCATATCAACCGATGTATATTCTTATCACGTAGACCGTTCTCCCATTGGAACCGATACTTTTTTATGTACTTATCATGGTACATCAAGTGACATTATCCCCAATGATCAGGTTGAACAAAAAATTCTGATTCCGGAAATCCGGGCAAAGCTTAAAGAATTGCATGACGGTCCGGAAGAAGATTTTGAAACCTTTCTGAAAGACTATTTCTTCGATCTGCACTATCAGCCTAAACCCGGTGCAAAATCCACCAATTTAGAGACAGGACATCTTTGGCGGCTGGCGGTAGATCATCCTGAGCAAAAAGTCTTACCCTGTGTTCATAGGGCACCGGTAGAAGATGAGGGTGAGTATAGGTTGCTGCTGATCTGTTGA